The nucleotide sequence TGAAAGGATTATTCAGGAGCAAAATCTTGGGGCTTCGGGGCGGGTGGATGCAGCAACAGCGGCCCAAATCGGTAGGATTCTTGGGGTTGACGTTGTCATTTTGGGGTCAATTACGAAGTTCAACCTGGAACAAAAACAATCCGGTGGCTTTGGTGGGTTTGGCATTGCGGTTTCGGTGAACGAATCTAAGGCCAATGCGATTGTCCAACTCACAGCCCGCTTAGTTAGCACCAGCACTGCCGAAATTTTAGCAGTAGCCCAAGGGGAGGGACAAACCTCAAAGCGGGAGAATCAAGTGTCTGTGGCTGGATTTGGGGGCGGGTCAAATACCAATAATATTGACTCTTTATTGAGTGGTGCAGCAGAGATCGCGGTGAGTCAGTTGGTGACGGAAATCAACAGTAATGCCGAGAAAATTAGCCTACTGCCAGCCGTCCAACCCGCCCTGAATGCGGTCATCGCCGATGTTACAGGGCCGCAAATTACCCTCAACCGAGGTGGGAATGATGGCTATCGTCCAGGGATGAAACTGCGAATTGAGCGGATCGTCAAAGAGGTCAAAGACCCCACCAGTGGCCAAGTTTTACGAACCATTACTCAACCCATCGGACAAATGACCTTAACGGAGGTGGATGCTCGCTCATCCCTCGGGATTGTGAACTCTGGAGTCGGTATAAAAGTTGGTGATGTCGCAAAACCGATTTCATCCTCGCCCTAGGGAATCACGAACTTTTTGCAGGTCATAGCCTTTGTCTTCAGTTAAATAATGCTGAATTGTGATTCCGTTTTATTAAGATTAAGGGTGTTATTGCCAACTTCGGTAGCCGTCGCGACCCGGCCAGGCCTGGAGATTGGTACAGAATCTATCCAAAGTTTAGGGCGATTGTCTTGAAACGTTTGTCTTTACCCCGTCAGTTCAATCCACAGCTTCTCGGTGTTGCTGCCCTCTTTCTCTTGATTATGGGTATTGCCGCCGGGATCGTCAGTGGCAGTTGGGGGTTACTTCCAATCCTTCTCTTGGGTCTGGCGGGTGGACTTCTCCTGGCCTGGTTAGTGATGCAAACCCGAATTTCCCCTGGATTCTGGGGACGGCGTTCGACCCAAACCAGTGCAAATAACCTTTTGTCTTTAATTGCTGTTCTGGCTCTTTTGGGTATCCTCAATTTTCTTGGGGTGCGCTACGGGACTCAATTTGATCTGACAGAAAACCAGCAGTTTACCCTAGCATTGGAATCTCAGGAGGTTCTCAAAGATCTAAAACAGCCAGTTAATATCCTAGTTTTTGAGAGCAATCCCCCCAGTAGCCAGCGTCTGCTTTTGGAGCAATTTCAACGCCAAAGCCAAGGGAATGTGAGTTTTCAATTCATTGATCCGACTGAGCAACCGGGGTTAGCCAAAAAATTTAATATTCAACAAACTGGGGAAGTCATTCTCGAGTCAGGGAATCGCAGCCAGCCCCTAGAAGGAGAACTAAAGGAAGCCAACCTCACCCCTGCCTTGGTTAAAGTGACTGGAGATCAAACGACCCGAGCCTACTTTACCCAGGGTCATGGCGAGTTACCGTTGTCTGGGGGTAATGACAGTCTCTCCCAGGCCGTGGATGTTTTAAACAAGCGCAATATCCAAAGCGAACCCCTGAATTTATTGACAAATCCCCAAGTGCCAGCCGATGCCAATGTGGTGATTGTGGCTGGGCCGCGCCAACGTTTCCTGGCCCCGGAAGTCAGGGCTTTGGAGGCGTTTCTCAAAGCAGGTGGCAGTGTTTTGTTGATGCTGGATCCCGATGTGGATGCTGGCCTGGAACCACTGCTCAATGCTTGGGGCGTAAAGCTAGATAACCGCTGGATCATTGATGGGTCTGGGGTGGCACAACAGGTGGGCCTGGGGCCGGATACGGTAGTGGCCTTTGACTACGGGACTCATCCCATTACCCAAAAATTTGCCCAAGGCCCCGCTCTTTTTCCTAAGGTACAGGCGGTCTTAGTGGCTCCCAATCCAAAAGATACAGTGGTCAATCTAGTCAGCAGTAGCCCGCAAACCTGGGCAGAATCAAATTCTCAGGCCGAGAGCTTTAGTTATGATGCCAACCAAGATCAAATCGGCCCCTTAGCCTTGGGGGTCGCCATTACTCGTGAACTCTCGCCTCAAAATCAAGCCAATGGAACCAAGCCCGAAGATGCCCGTTTGATTGTGTTTGGAGATTCCGGTTTTGCCAGCAATAGCTTCTTTGAACAGGGAATTAATGGCGATTTATTTGTC is from Synechococcus sp. PCC 6312 and encodes:
- a CDS encoding CsgG/HfaB family protein, with protein sequence MTGANLSINQTVAWSQPNPSRRRIAVLDFEFASTGLTGAGLGSGSAYGSYGPSKGVSDLLTNKLVQSGNFIVVERSQIERIIQEQNLGASGRVDAATAAQIGRILGVDVVILGSITKFNLEQKQSGGFGGFGIAVSVNESKANAIVQLTARLVSTSTAEILAVAQGEGQTSKRENQVSVAGFGGGSNTNNIDSLLSGAAEIAVSQLVTEINSNAEKISLLPAVQPALNAVIADVTGPQITLNRGGNDGYRPGMKLRIERIVKEVKDPTSGQVLRTITQPIGQMTLTEVDARSSLGIVNSGVGIKVGDVAKPISSSP
- a CDS encoding Gldg family protein, which produces MKRLSLPRQFNPQLLGVAALFLLIMGIAAGIVSGSWGLLPILLLGLAGGLLLAWLVMQTRISPGFWGRRSTQTSANNLLSLIAVLALLGILNFLGVRYGTQFDLTENQQFTLALESQEVLKDLKQPVNILVFESNPPSSQRLLLEQFQRQSQGNVSFQFIDPTEQPGLAKKFNIQQTGEVILESGNRSQPLEGELKEANLTPALVKVTGDQTTRAYFTQGHGELPLSGGNDSLSQAVDVLNKRNIQSEPLNLLTNPQVPADANVVIVAGPRQRFLAPEVRALEAFLKAGGSVLLMLDPDVDAGLEPLLNAWGVKLDNRWIIDGSGVAQQVGLGPDTVVAFDYGTHPITQKFAQGPALFPKVQAVLVAPNPKDTVVNLVSSSPQTWAESNSQAESFSYDANQDQIGPLALGVAITRELSPQNQANGTKPEDARLIVFGDSGFASNSFFEQGINGDLFVNSILWLGERDDQPLSIRPKDATNRRLSLSVATNRWVILISILLLPLLGFGLAVGAWWQRR